From one Nitrospira sp. MA-1 genomic stretch:
- a CDS encoding DegQ family serine endoprotease, which produces MMSQSQLAQKWNGRRVGIFTFIGMALLIAGICLGLGIAGDSSLLPGLSPQLKVSGTPLSDSSSQPLVSGALSFGQQDAQAQSTALIRVAKLARPAVVNISTTGTAKSPETLRSPFFDDPFFRRFFGDEFDRRFEPPPSPRQEGGGSGVIVSDDGHIITNNHVIENSDAIEVLLSDKRTFSAKVIGTDPKTDLALLKIDAQDLPVLPWGDSHQLQVGEIVMAVGNPFGLNQTVTMGIVSAVGRANVGIVDYEDFIQTDAAINPGNSGGALVNLQGELIGINTAIFSRSGGYMGVGFAIPSNMAKSIQASLIEHGKVVRGWLGVSIQDLTPDLQTQFDTPDTQGALVSEVMEDSPAKKAGIQRGDIIRKYDSQTVADTRHLRSLVAESVPNSPVTLHVLRDGNPREVQVTLSEMPKDVRALASTGELRGHHALSGITAESMPLGEKGMKVTKVDPESSAFRAGIREGDIILEINREAVNNADDFQRLTGKLGSKDRVLLLLQRGRSTIFLSVTP; this is translated from the coding sequence ATGATGAGTCAATCCCAACTAGCTCAAAAATGGAATGGACGGCGCGTGGGTATCTTCACCTTCATTGGCATGGCCCTGCTCATCGCTGGTATATGTTTGGGCCTGGGAATCGCTGGGGACTCCAGTCTCCTGCCAGGCCTCTCACCACAATTGAAAGTTAGCGGGACGCCTCTTTCGGATTCCTCATCACAACCCTTAGTGTCTGGTGCACTCTCATTTGGGCAACAAGACGCCCAGGCTCAGAGCACCGCCCTTATTCGGGTGGCCAAGCTGGCGCGTCCCGCTGTGGTCAATATTTCCACAACCGGCACCGCCAAAAGTCCGGAAACATTGCGATCACCATTTTTTGATGATCCCTTCTTCCGTCGATTTTTTGGGGATGAATTTGACCGGCGGTTCGAACCGCCTCCCTCCCCTCGTCAAGAAGGAGGAGGTTCGGGAGTCATTGTGAGTGACGATGGGCATATCATCACGAATAATCATGTGATTGAAAATAGTGATGCCATTGAAGTGCTGTTATCCGATAAGCGAACCTTTTCAGCCAAGGTCATAGGCACTGATCCCAAAACGGATTTGGCTCTACTCAAAATAGATGCCCAGGATCTGCCTGTCTTGCCATGGGGAGATTCCCATCAACTACAGGTCGGTGAAATTGTGATGGCCGTTGGCAATCCATTTGGGCTGAACCAAACCGTCACCATGGGAATTGTCAGTGCGGTGGGTCGGGCCAATGTGGGGATTGTCGATTATGAAGACTTCATTCAGACCGATGCGGCGATCAATCCCGGTAACTCGGGTGGGGCCTTAGTGAATCTCCAGGGAGAGTTGATCGGGATCAATACTGCCATCTTTAGCCGCTCCGGGGGATATATGGGCGTTGGTTTTGCCATTCCCAGCAACATGGCCAAGTCTATTCAGGCCAGCCTTATTGAACATGGGAAGGTGGTCAGAGGATGGCTGGGCGTTTCGATTCAGGACCTCACCCCAGATCTCCAAACCCAATTTGATACTCCTGATACGCAGGGGGCCCTGGTCAGCGAAGTGATGGAAGACAGCCCTGCCAAAAAGGCCGGCATCCAACGCGGAGATATCATTCGGAAATATGATTCGCAGACTGTGGCCGACACTCGGCATCTCCGATCTTTGGTGGCGGAAAGTGTGCCCAACTCCCCCGTAACATTACATGTCCTCCGGGATGGAAACCCCCGTGAAGTACAAGTGACTCTTTCTGAAATGCCTAAAGATGTCAGGGCCCTCGCCTCGACAGGAGAATTGAGAGGACATCATGCCCTATCCGGGATTACCGCGGAATCCATGCCCTTAGGGGAAAAGGGCATGAAAGTGACTAAGGTTGATCCCGAGAGTTCCGCTTTCCGGGCCGGCATACGGGAAGGTGACATTATTCTTGAAATTAACCGTGAAGCCGTCAACAATGCGGATGACTTTCAACGGTTAACAGGGAAACTCGGATCCAAAGATAGAGTTTTGCTGCTCCTCCAACGCGGACGGAGCACCATCTTTCTCTCCGTTACCCCCTAA
- a CDS encoding YfdX family protein, whose amino-acid sequence MVKEALNALSETKKALKSLEDGNTKDALAALAEVTGQLEIVISRDPDLAFVPVDVEVTTSDIYADLDSIKKANEQAEDFLQNGEVQQARVLLSGLASELVLTRVSLPLATYPDAIRAVAPLIDQGKIEEAKAAL is encoded by the coding sequence TTGGTAAAAGAAGCCCTCAATGCTCTTTCAGAGACCAAGAAAGCGTTGAAGTCTTTGGAAGATGGCAACACCAAAGATGCTCTGGCCGCATTGGCCGAAGTGACCGGACAATTGGAAATTGTTATTTCGCGGGATCCCGACCTGGCGTTTGTTCCCGTCGATGTCGAAGTGACTACGAGTGACATCTATGCCGATCTTGACAGTATTAAAAAAGCAAATGAACAAGCGGAAGACTTTCTCCAGAACGGGGAAGTGCAGCAAGCCAGAGTCCTCCTCTCAGGTCTTGCAAGTGAGCTGGTCCTGACTAGGGTCAGCCTTCCGCTTGCTACCTACCCTGATGCTATCAGGGCTGTAGCGCCATTGATTGATCAAGGGAAAATTGAGGAAGCGAAGGCGGCTCTTTAA
- a CDS encoding BON domain-containing protein → MRTVSERERYAWMCLIILGFLALTGFGTYYDKVPDGQLSSAIKERFRLDGRINADQIIIEVKRGHVMLSGVVDTVTEKILAEGLVAGSIIGVKSVVNNISVRPAVSQDDAIKQEIDEYLKNTPALQGKTITVSVNDGIVKLEGLVETVFQRLAAEKAVELAKGVKGIVSLVKINPSRPDREIEKEVAMYLLWSPIVNIDGVDLSVHDGVVKLEGAVEHSAHILSLEQDIGNIMGVVKVDVSKMTVKSRKSRAA, encoded by the coding sequence ATGCGAACCGTAAGTGAAAGAGAAAGATACGCGTGGATGTGTTTAATTATCCTGGGGTTCCTTGCTCTGACGGGCTTCGGGACATATTACGATAAAGTTCCTGATGGGCAACTATCCTCGGCCATAAAGGAGCGTTTCAGATTGGATGGCCGGATAAACGCCGATCAAATAATCATTGAAGTGAAAAGGGGCCACGTCATGCTAAGTGGGGTAGTGGATACCGTGACAGAAAAAATCCTCGCTGAAGGCCTGGTTGCTGGGAGTATCATCGGGGTGAAATCGGTCGTGAATAATATCTCTGTTCGACCGGCCGTGAGCCAGGATGATGCAATCAAACAGGAAATAGACGAGTATTTGAAAAACACGCCAGCCCTTCAGGGAAAAACGATTACCGTGAGTGTGAACGATGGCATCGTTAAGCTTGAAGGATTAGTGGAAACCGTGTTTCAGCGGCTAGCCGCGGAAAAGGCAGTTGAATTGGCCAAGGGCGTAAAGGGCATAGTCAGCCTTGTGAAGATTAACCCTTCACGTCCAGATCGGGAAATTGAAAAAGAAGTCGCCATGTATTTATTGTGGTCGCCTATCGTGAATATCGATGGTGTGGATTTATCCGTACATGACGGTGTTGTGAAGTTGGAAGGAGCTGTCGAGCATAGTGCGCATATTTTGTCGTTGGAACAGGACATTGGAAATATTATGGGGGTTGTGAAAGTCGATGTGTCGAAAATGACAGTGAAAAGCAGGAAATCTCGTGCGGCTTGA
- a CDS encoding Hsp20/alpha crystallin family protein, which translates to MELKNLLTPWNWFKKEEEQSQSARSQNVSRSPDHPLARFHRDLDQLFDNVFQGFPLSPGRRENGNSWGGFILPHVDIGEDKKQYTITMEVPGVAEKDIQMTLADGTLMIQGEKRSEQEDKTKHYHRVERSYGSFQRMLSLPTDADENNVEAKFKNGVLTITIAKDPGAKPAVRKIAIT; encoded by the coding sequence ATGGAACTCAAAAATCTTCTTACTCCCTGGAATTGGTTCAAAAAAGAGGAAGAACAATCTCAATCGGCACGAAGTCAAAACGTATCCAGGTCGCCCGACCATCCTCTGGCCCGGTTCCATCGTGACCTCGACCAACTGTTTGACAACGTCTTCCAAGGATTCCCCCTATCGCCGGGACGAAGAGAAAACGGAAATTCGTGGGGAGGCTTCATTCTGCCCCACGTTGATATCGGTGAAGACAAGAAGCAATACACCATTACCATGGAGGTGCCGGGCGTTGCTGAGAAAGATATTCAAATGACACTCGCGGACGGTACCTTAATGATTCAGGGCGAAAAACGATCCGAGCAAGAAGACAAGACTAAACACTATCATCGAGTCGAACGTTCGTACGGGTCGTTTCAACGTATGCTGTCATTACCAACGGATGCGGATGAAAATAACGTCGAAGCAAAATTTAAGAATGGCGTCTTGACCATCACTATCGCGAAAGATCCAGGCGCAAAACCGGCTGTGCGAAAAATTGCCATAACGTAA
- a CDS encoding nucleotidyltransferase domain-containing protein codes for MIMQPQADDRTQTLLKVLVGSHAHGLASEESDRDYRRVYVIPTEEMFQLGYKYPATKWTKGDGDETAWEVGNFLLLGTQGHPLILESLLAPVISADAWGEQLRMLFPALWSPHKAFEAFTNYADNQRTKFLNKKDGRPAKYAAAYIRVLYNLCELLESGSFHIRIADTPAGERLFRIKNGQYRLGEVMDWGEELTAQAGRLIAVCRDESDLPRINHFLATIRRAFLPP; via the coding sequence ATGATCATGCAGCCTCAGGCAGACGATCGTACACAGACTCTTCTCAAAGTTCTCGTGGGTTCCCATGCCCATGGCTTAGCGTCCGAGGAGAGCGACCGGGATTATCGCCGGGTCTATGTCATCCCGACGGAGGAAATGTTTCAGTTAGGATATAAATACCCTGCCACGAAGTGGACTAAAGGCGATGGGGATGAAACGGCCTGGGAGGTCGGAAATTTTCTTCTGCTGGGAACACAGGGGCATCCGCTTATTCTCGAGTCGTTGCTGGCTCCCGTCATTTCAGCCGATGCATGGGGAGAGCAATTGCGCATGCTGTTTCCGGCCCTATGGTCGCCTCACAAAGCCTTTGAAGCCTTCACCAACTATGCCGACAATCAACGCACCAAATTTCTGAATAAGAAAGATGGACGTCCGGCAAAGTATGCGGCCGCCTATATCCGGGTTCTCTACAACCTCTGTGAATTGCTTGAATCAGGAAGTTTTCACATCCGCATTGCGGACACGCCGGCAGGGGAACGGCTATTTCGCATTAAAAATGGACAATACCGGTTGGGGGAAGTAATGGATTGGGGCGAGGAACTTACAGCGCAGGCAGGTCGATTAATTGCTGTATGCCGCGATGAAAGCGATCTGCCACGCATCAATCATTTTCTGGCAACCATTCGCCGGGCATTTCTCCCACCTTAA
- a CDS encoding MgtC/SapB family protein yields MMTIEESILGFLVALAAGTLIGLERQQDLSVERKTGIGGVRTFPLIALAGAMSAFISQILGVWPIIATFLILGALLVVAYDKEWGRKDPPGIITPLAALITFLLGVVALLPALPIDPPHRYLLIVGSAGVVMALLSLKEQLHHVVQQVSDGDIYATAKFVILALVVLPLLPNRTFGPLDVLNPFHTGVMVVLIAGVSFLGYLCTRIIGSHKGLATTGIVGGLVSSTAVTISMATQAGENPRLVLPGATAILGASSTMFARMLVIVSLLQPDLFLMLLAPLGGMSLCGYVMSFILFNKAQRVPPDGPDISHRNPFELRPALGFGVLYAGVLFISKAAQTYLGDQGLYASSLLAGTTDVDAIMLSIVRLQQDGLLAWTAATAITLAAMTNTIVKLLLAGWFGGKPLIKYVAPGMIAILATGSVILIVFGFTHP; encoded by the coding sequence ATGATGACTATTGAAGAATCCATTCTTGGCTTTCTGGTAGCCCTCGCCGCAGGAACCTTGATTGGCTTGGAACGTCAGCAGGATTTGAGCGTCGAACGCAAAACCGGTATCGGCGGGGTGCGGACGTTTCCCCTGATCGCCCTTGCCGGAGCCATGTCGGCGTTTATCTCCCAGATCCTTGGCGTGTGGCCCATAATTGCCACATTCCTGATTCTCGGCGCGCTCCTGGTTGTCGCGTACGACAAGGAATGGGGTCGAAAGGATCCACCTGGGATCATCACCCCACTCGCCGCCCTGATCACGTTTCTTCTGGGAGTTGTCGCCCTACTCCCAGCTCTTCCGATTGATCCACCACATCGGTATCTCCTCATTGTCGGCAGCGCAGGGGTCGTGATGGCCCTGCTGTCGTTAAAAGAACAACTCCATCATGTGGTGCAACAGGTATCCGATGGTGATATCTATGCAACGGCAAAATTTGTCATTTTAGCTCTCGTCGTCTTGCCTCTTCTCCCCAACCGCACTTTCGGTCCTCTGGATGTCCTCAATCCCTTCCATACCGGCGTCATGGTGGTCCTCATTGCGGGGGTGAGTTTTTTAGGATATCTCTGCACTCGCATCATCGGTTCCCATAAAGGCCTTGCCACAACAGGCATTGTGGGAGGCCTGGTCTCTTCCACCGCCGTCACCATCAGCATGGCTACCCAAGCCGGGGAAAACCCACGTCTGGTCCTCCCTGGAGCGACGGCAATCCTTGGCGCGTCCAGCACCATGTTTGCCAGAATGCTGGTCATCGTGAGCCTCCTGCAACCGGATCTGTTTCTCATGCTTCTCGCGCCTTTGGGGGGCATGTCCCTCTGCGGGTATGTCATGAGTTTCATCTTATTTAACAAAGCGCAACGCGTACCGCCGGATGGTCCGGACATCTCCCATCGCAACCCGTTCGAATTACGTCCGGCCCTGGGATTTGGCGTATTGTATGCCGGAGTCTTGTTCATTTCGAAAGCCGCCCAAACCTACCTGGGCGATCAAGGATTGTATGCGTCCAGTCTTCTGGCCGGCACTACCGACGTGGATGCCATCATGTTGTCAATTGTCCGATTACAGCAGGACGGTCTTTTGGCCTGGACAGCCGCCACGGCCATCACCCTCGCAGCCATGACCAATACGATTGTAAAGCTTCTGCTAGCAGGATGGTTTGGAGGAAAACCGCTCATAAAATATGTGGCGCCGGGAATGATCGCCATTTTGGCAACCGGGAGTGTCATCCTGATCGTCTTTGGCTTCACACACCCTTAA
- a CDS encoding zinc-dependent alcohol dehydrogenase family protein: MNAMILEQDADVATGPLRARDISKPEPGPGQVRVKVHVCGVCRTDLHVVEGELPPSTRPIVPGHETVGIVDRVGQGVKQIKEGDRVGIAWLQATCGTCEFCKAGRENLCALATFTGYHVNGGYAEYALVSEQFAYPIPSVFTDEEAAPLLCAGIIGYRALRRSQVKPGQRLGLYGFGASAHITIQIARHWGCEVYVCSLREEHRALARQLGAVWVGTASEMPPDTLHSAIMFAPAGELVPPALRALEKGGTLALAGIYMTPIPPLDYTLDLFQERTIQSVTANTRQDGLDLLKEAAAIPIRTHTVPFQLEEANLALQQLKAGTIQGAGVLHVR, from the coding sequence ATGAATGCCATGATCCTCGAACAGGACGCCGATGTCGCGACGGGTCCTTTACGCGCGCGTGATATCTCCAAACCGGAACCGGGTCCCGGCCAGGTTCGCGTCAAGGTTCATGTCTGCGGAGTGTGCCGCACTGATCTGCACGTTGTCGAAGGCGAATTGCCCCCGTCTACGCGTCCCATTGTCCCTGGACATGAAACCGTCGGCATCGTGGATCGAGTGGGACAAGGAGTCAAACAAATCAAAGAAGGTGATCGAGTAGGAATCGCCTGGCTCCAGGCAACCTGCGGGACCTGTGAGTTCTGCAAGGCGGGGCGGGAAAATCTGTGCGCACTGGCCACCTTCACCGGATATCACGTCAACGGTGGTTACGCCGAATACGCACTGGTCTCTGAACAATTCGCCTACCCTATTCCATCCGTGTTTACTGACGAGGAGGCCGCCCCGTTGTTGTGTGCCGGCATCATCGGCTATCGCGCCTTGCGCCGCAGTCAGGTTAAACCAGGCCAACGGTTGGGACTTTACGGGTTCGGGGCATCGGCCCATATCACGATTCAAATCGCACGGCATTGGGGATGCGAAGTCTACGTCTGTTCCTTACGGGAAGAACATCGCGCACTGGCTCGTCAACTGGGCGCGGTGTGGGTCGGAACGGCTTCGGAGATGCCACCGGACACCCTTCACTCGGCGATTATGTTTGCCCCGGCTGGTGAACTGGTGCCTCCGGCCCTTCGGGCATTGGAAAAAGGTGGCACACTCGCCTTAGCCGGCATCTACATGACCCCCATTCCACCCTTGGACTATACACTTGATTTGTTTCAGGAACGGACCATCCAAAGCGTGACCGCAAACACACGCCAGGATGGATTGGACCTGTTGAAGGAGGCCGCCGCCATTCCCATTCGCACCCACACAGTTCCTTTTCAATTAGAGGAAGCCAATCTGGCACTCCAACAATTAAAGGCCGGAACCATCCAGGGCGCGGGAGTCTTACATGTCAGATAA
- the mtgA gene encoding monofunctional biosynthetic peptidoglycan transglycosylase, translating into MKRARPKATKTLPKKPLWNIGSYRKPRVRRFRWIRIIPFKTIFVLLGLYVLFEILTFPFLSIAQLSTENPTETALMRQRIDEAHDQGTTMTIDYRWTPLSHVPRHVRMAILVSEDGTFYSHAGVDWHEVLESIETNLEKGRIVRGGSTITQQLAKNLYLSTSRDPIRKGKELLITWMLESTLSKKRILELYLNIIEWGPGVFGIEAAAQRYFHKPASRLSMDEGARLAAVIPSPLRHQPTETTSYVEKKKELILRRMSTR; encoded by the coding sequence ATGAAGCGAGCAAGGCCGAAAGCCACAAAAACCCTTCCCAAGAAACCCCTCTGGAATATCGGTTCCTACCGAAAGCCCCGTGTTCGGCGATTCCGGTGGATTCGGATTATTCCATTCAAGACGATATTTGTTCTCCTCGGTCTCTATGTCCTCTTTGAAATTTTGACATTTCCGTTTCTTTCCATCGCCCAATTGTCCACGGAAAATCCTACAGAAACCGCACTCATGCGGCAGCGTATCGATGAAGCCCATGATCAAGGAACTACGATGACCATCGACTACCGATGGACCCCGCTTTCACATGTCCCACGCCACGTGCGGATGGCCATTCTGGTATCCGAAGATGGAACATTTTATTCTCATGCCGGCGTGGATTGGCATGAGGTCCTGGAATCGATTGAAACCAATTTAGAGAAAGGACGGATTGTTCGGGGGGGCTCGACCATTACCCAGCAATTAGCTAAAAACTTATACCTCTCGACCTCCAGGGATCCGATTCGCAAAGGCAAAGAACTCCTCATTACCTGGATGTTGGAATCGACCTTAAGTAAAAAGCGTATACTCGAGCTCTATCTCAATATCATTGAATGGGGACCGGGCGTGTTCGGCATTGAGGCCGCCGCCCAACGCTATTTCCACAAGCCGGCCTCCCGGCTTTCTATGGATGAGGGGGCACGTTTGGCGGCGGTCATTCCCAGTCCGCTTCGGCATCAACCCACCGAGACCACCTCGTATGTGGAAAAGAAAAAGGAGTTGATCCTCCGTCGTATGTCCACCCGCTAA
- a CDS encoding secondary thiamine-phosphate synthase enzyme YjbQ: protein METFQVKTKKLKDVVDLTSKLHSIIQKREFQNGLCHVFLPHTTAALTTGELGEGTEEDFLEVAEKIIPQIRFRHAHDPSHAWSHMAGSLIGASLTLPVIDGELRVGTWQSVLLVELDGPRERQLVVGLTSVA, encoded by the coding sequence ATGGAAACATTTCAAGTCAAAACAAAAAAACTCAAAGATGTTGTGGATCTCACCTCGAAACTGCATAGCATCATTCAAAAGAGAGAATTTCAGAATGGGTTGTGCCACGTCTTCCTGCCCCATACCACAGCTGCGCTCACGACCGGGGAATTAGGAGAGGGCACGGAGGAAGACTTTCTCGAAGTCGCCGAAAAGATTATTCCCCAGATCAGATTTCGTCATGCCCATGATCCCTCCCATGCATGGTCGCATATGGCAGGCTCCTTGATCGGGGCATCGTTGACCCTGCCCGTGATAGACGGGGAATTGCGTGTGGGTACCTGGCAATCCGTCTTGTTAGTCGAATTAGATGGTCCTCGGGAAAGGCAGCTCGTGGTGGGTTTAACTTCGGTGGCATGA
- a CDS encoding hemopexin repeat-containing protein, which produces MSRKIFMSTICGMFIAVGFYGTVDVWAQLTGSEKLVPVVWNNGKVYFFQGREYARYDITRDMADSDDGSGNAYPRPIRNNWPGLFEENMDAAVFWPAPPPGGAEIKTVAYFFKGNQFMRYDVDADRADAADGAGRAYPQPISLKWPGIWTDRVDAVVVWPVPRSGRTVAYFFRDNQYIRFDVKRHRADPGYPKPIAGNWPNFKFPDGVDGAVAWPTPFEGKTVVYFFKGNQYMRYDVDADRADDQSDGGLGYPAPVEGNWAGLLTAPGGTDALAAFAQECDQAIGVSVPDFDVDSPLGTTVPTDHLTPATATYPDGTCDRPNVLNGKCDRGSRFRVLVNTPDAYVVAHARKMGLPQGQYGDVAVIQHNKVNGKTCFYQGALEEGFHLSHDGKVKAPSKGVGNPAFWMTPSQIVNSKFPCVSCHDNGPIIRSPYLAQISGPNQLPGAGDITFNSDPEPYSFVGADFASWKAYKVEVNDNLCNSCHRMGVNNVSNTGNVPSNGTALDLGIKATAPSQESKHPHSATSPIWMTPGQDTFNQATADAALEIKQCAEQFHAGSPLPNSPSCKITQFTTP; this is translated from the coding sequence ATGTCTCGTAAAATTTTCATGTCAACAATCTGCGGAATGTTCATCGCGGTGGGTTTCTATGGGACCGTGGACGTTTGGGCCCAGTTGACCGGTTCAGAGAAACTGGTGCCGGTGGTATGGAATAACGGCAAGGTTTATTTCTTCCAGGGAAGGGAGTATGCCCGATACGACATCACCCGGGATATGGCGGACAGTGACGATGGCAGTGGCAATGCCTACCCCCGCCCTATCCGGAACAACTGGCCTGGACTTTTTGAGGAAAACATGGACGCGGCAGTCTTTTGGCCTGCGCCGCCTCCGGGAGGAGCAGAAATCAAGACGGTCGCCTACTTCTTCAAAGGAAATCAGTTCATGAGGTATGACGTGGATGCGGATCGGGCTGATGCAGCAGACGGCGCGGGCCGGGCCTACCCCCAGCCGATCTCGTTGAAGTGGCCTGGGATCTGGACAGATCGGGTGGATGCCGTGGTGGTTTGGCCTGTGCCGAGAAGCGGCAGGACCGTCGCATACTTTTTCCGGGATAATCAGTACATCCGCTTTGATGTGAAGAGGCATCGGGCTGACCCGGGCTACCCGAAGCCCATTGCAGGCAATTGGCCCAATTTCAAGTTTCCAGATGGAGTCGATGGTGCGGTGGCCTGGCCGACGCCGTTCGAGGGAAAGACGGTTGTCTATTTTTTTAAAGGCAATCAGTATATGCGGTATGACGTGGATGCGGATCGAGCCGACGATCAAAGTGATGGAGGACTCGGCTATCCTGCGCCTGTTGAGGGAAATTGGGCAGGACTCCTAACCGCACCGGGAGGAACGGATGCCCTTGCAGCCTTTGCCCAGGAATGCGATCAGGCCATCGGTGTGTCTGTTCCCGATTTCGACGTCGATAGCCCTTTGGGGACAACGGTTCCAACCGATCATCTCACTCCGGCTACTGCGACCTATCCAGACGGCACCTGTGATCGTCCGAACGTGCTCAACGGAAAATGTGATCGTGGGAGCCGCTTCCGGGTGCTGGTCAATACGCCAGACGCATATGTGGTGGCGCATGCCCGAAAGATGGGCCTACCCCAAGGGCAGTATGGCGACGTGGCAGTCATCCAACACAATAAAGTCAATGGCAAAACCTGTTTCTATCAGGGGGCGCTAGAAGAAGGCTTTCACTTAAGCCACGATGGAAAGGTCAAGGCGCCTTCCAAGGGAGTGGGCAATCCAGCTTTCTGGATGACACCGTCACAAATTGTCAACAGCAAATTCCCCTGTGTGAGTTGCCATGACAATGGGCCAATCATCCGATCCCCGTATCTCGCCCAAATATCAGGCCCAAACCAGTTACCCGGTGCGGGTGATATCACCTTCAACAGCGACCCCGAGCCCTATTCCTTTGTCGGCGCTGATTTCGCCTCGTGGAAAGCCTACAAGGTCGAGGTCAACGACAATCTATGCAACAGCTGTCATCGCATGGGAGTGAACAATGTGAGTAACACCGGCAACGTCCCCAGCAATGGCACGGCGCTCGATTTAGGTATCAAGGCCACAGCCCCTTCCCAGGAGAGTAAGCACCCACACTCAGCCACATCGCCGATCTGGATGACGCCCGGGCAGGACACCTTTAACCAAGCGACGGCTGATGCTGCGCTTGAAATCAAGCAATGCGCCGAGCAGTTCCATGCAGGATCGCCCCTACCCAATTCGCCAAGCTGTAAGATTACGCAGTTTACTACACCGTAG
- a CDS encoding TIR domain-containing protein, whose product MKIFVSWSGKRSKAVAELISDWLKCVIQASQPWISTRDIDRGAIWFSEISDKLKDVSVGVVCLTQENKEKPWILFEAGALAKGLTTNRVCTFLIDLSPEDLQDPLAQFNHTLPVKDSVWELTRTINACLGEKALDERILKQVFDTYWAQFDRNFKEALKENPPGEVVPPRSEQDILSEILANTRSLTNRIRNLESEVHIKSKNRFFNSINSIEFEKNIRKKIINLIQSGKFSEDEIISSLIDYDIPESYARDFIKNTMLSLGLNEIGKIANK is encoded by the coding sequence ATGAAAATATTTGTGAGTTGGTCTGGGAAGAGAAGTAAGGCAGTGGCAGAATTAATCAGTGATTGGCTGAAGTGTGTCATTCAAGCTTCTCAACCATGGATTTCTACTAGGGATATTGATCGTGGAGCGATTTGGTTTTCCGAAATAAGCGATAAGCTCAAAGATGTATCTGTTGGCGTCGTATGCCTAACTCAGGAAAATAAAGAAAAGCCTTGGATCTTGTTTGAGGCCGGTGCCTTGGCAAAAGGATTGACTACTAATCGAGTATGTACATTCTTAATAGATTTGAGCCCTGAAGATTTACAAGATCCGCTTGCGCAATTTAATCACACGTTGCCAGTCAAAGACAGTGTGTGGGAATTGACGAGAACGATAAATGCCTGTCTCGGTGAAAAAGCTCTTGATGAACGAATCTTGAAGCAAGTATTCGATACATACTGGGCTCAATTTGACAGGAATTTCAAAGAGGCGCTAAAGGAGAACCCTCCAGGAGAAGTCGTGCCTCCTCGCTCGGAACAAGATATCCTCTCTGAAATTCTTGCCAATACAAGAAGTTTGACGAACAGAATCAGAAACCTTGAATCCGAGGTCCATATAAAATCCAAAAACAGATTTTTTAATTCAATTAACTCAATTGAATTTGAAAAAAACATCAGGAAGAAAATAATCAACCTAATTCAATCAGGAAAATTTAGTGAGGATGAAATAATTTCTTCTTTGATAGACTATGACATCCCAGAATCTTATGCTCGCGATTTCATCAAAAACACGATGCTGAGTCTTGGTCTTAACGAGATAGGGAAGATTGCCAACAAGTAA